TTGGATAAAATCGCCCAACGGGTTAGCTTGGCGATGAGGCGTGAACCGCCAAGGCATAGCTGGTGCTTCGCCCTCCGCCCGGCTCCTTCACCAGAACCCCGCGCTTCACCAGAGCATCGATATCTCGAAAGGCAGTATCCTGCGAGCATTTGGCGAGCTTGGCCCATTTGGAAGAGGTCAGCTTGCCTTCGAAACCATCGAAGATCCGATTGAGGACCAGCCGCTGCCGCTCATTGAAGGGTTTCTTGGCTTGAGACTCCCAGAAACGGGCCTGCTCGAAGATGCCGGCCCGAACCACTTCCGCGCCATCGATGGCGCGATCCAGACAACCCAGGAACCATTCCAGCCAAGACGTGATGTCCAGGCCGCCCTGCTGGGACCTTTCCAGCACCTCGTAATAGGCGTTTCGCTCCAGGCGGATATGCGCCGACATGCTGTAAAAACGCTGGTGGCTGTTCTCCGAGCGCGCCAGGGCCATATCGGCAATCGCCCGGGCAATCCGGCCATTGCCGTCCTCAAAGGGGTGGATCGTCACAAACCAAAAATGGGCCAGGCCTGCCGCCATAACCAGATCGATCGCCGGGGGTTCGTTAAACCACTTCAAGAATGCATCCATCTCCCCAAGTACCCGCTGGGCCTCCGGGGCCTGATAGTGGACCTTCTCCCTGCCGATCGAACCGGACACCACCTGCATGGGCTCGGATTGAACGTCACGCCAACGGCCGACCGCGATCTTGGTCATCCCGCTGCGGCCAGTGGGAAAGAGGGCCGCATGCCATCCAAAGAGCCGCTCCTTGGTCAAGGGATCGGCATAATGTCCCGTGGCGTCGAGCATCATCTCCACCACCCCCTCGACATGGCGGTCCACCGCCACGAGGCCCCCGACGTCGAGCCCCAACCGCCGGGCGATGGAGGAGCGCACCTGGTCCCGGTCTAACTTTTCACCTTCGATCTCGTTGGACTTGAGCACATCCTCGGTCAGCGTCTGAAGCACCGCCTCATTGCGGAGCGAAAAGCCCAAGCCTTCCATCCGCCCGATGAGGCGCCCCTGCCGATGACGGACGCCGGCGAGGGGCCCGGCCAGCCGCTCGGCATCCCAGGTCATCTTAGGCCATCCTTTTCTCTGGTAGATGTAGTCCATAATCTTCAACACCCTTGGAGGACATTATGCCGCAGATTCTCCGCAGAGGCAAGCATAATGTCCGCATATTTTGCGGATATTATGGTCGTTATTCTCCGCATCGAGCGACCTCTATGATTTCGTGAGTGAATAAGTTTTTCCTCACTCATTTCTGAATGCTTCCAAGCAACTCATCAGCAATATTCGGATTTTCTAATCGCATGATGCTCTCTTCCGAACGGCCGAAGCTCAAGAGGTTGATGCTCCCATACCAAACGATTTTCTGATCGAAGATCGCAAATTTCTGATGAATGTTCGATTTGAACATTACATTGATACCGGCGGCGTGGAATAGGGACAGTGTTTCTTCCAGAGATGCCCGGTCTTTCTCCCGAAAATCGGATGCCGGTCTTGTAACGACCACCACCGTGACATTTCGTTCCCGCGCGGCGACCAACAAGGGGAGCATCTGCGAAACGCGTCTTCGCGTGACGAAGGGGCTAACGATCAGGATTTCCCGAGCCACAGTCACGAGATCATTTTGGTAAACCGACAGGAATGTTGTGTTATCGAAAATAATGTCTATCGCTCCACCGGAAACGATTTCCGCTCTCGCTTTGTATCCGATCGCGGCATAACCGGTCAGCCGCCGGTGGTACATCTTCTCCAGCATGGGGACATGGACGTCAATGTAGTCATAGACCCGAACCTCCCGCTTGCCTTCATAGAGCCGATGAAGCCGGCCCGCGTACTGTTGGAGCGTTCCTTTCCAGGAGATTGGCATGGCCAGAAAAAGCGTATCCAGGCGGGGCTCGTCGAATCCCTCGCCGATATATCTCCCGGTGGCGATCAGCGTCAGGGGCCTGTCAGCCGGAGCGGTAGAGACCTTTGCCAACGTTTCCCGCGTCTCTTTCGCCCCTTTACCGCCGGTCAACGCAATCACGTCGGGGATCTGTTCTCGCAACTTCGCGGCCAGCAAGGCCACATGGGCGGTTCTCTCGGTAAGCACCAGGGCATTGCCGCCACTTCGAAAGCAACGGACAATGTCCTCGACAATCCGCTGATTTCTCGTTTCGTTCACGACGATGGCGGCGTAAAGTCGCTGGATCGACGGTTCCTTCCCTTCTTCTTCCAGTGGCGCCCTGAAACTGGTCAGTCGGGGAATGACATAATGGTTGAAGGGTCTCTTCTCCGCCTGCTTCCTGGCGTCAACCCGGTACCTGATCGGCCCGCAATGCATGAAGATGATCGGATGATGGCCATCCTGCCGCGTCGGGGTGGCTGTTAAGCCATA
This portion of the Syntrophobacterales bacterium genome encodes:
- a CDS encoding Fic family protein produces the protein MDYIYQRKGWPKMTWDAERLAGPLAGVRHRQGRLIGRMEGLGFSLRNEAVLQTLTEDVLKSNEIEGEKLDRDQVRSSIARRLGLDVGGLVAVDRHVEGVVEMMLDATGHYADPLTKERLFGWHAALFPTGRSGMTKIAVGRWRDVQSEPMQVVSGSIGREKVHYQAPEAQRVLGEMDAFLKWFNEPPAIDLVMAAGLAHFWFVTIHPFEDGNGRIARAIADMALARSENSHQRFYSMSAHIRLERNAYYEVLERSQQGGLDITSWLEWFLGCLDRAIDGAEVVRAGIFEQARFWESQAKKPFNERQRLVLNRIFDGFEGKLTSSKWAKLAKCSQDTAFRDIDALVKRGVLVKEPGGGRSTSYALAVHASSPS